A segment of the Bacillus licheniformis DSM 13 = ATCC 14580 genome:
TCGTGGATATCGGCGGTTTTACCCGTGCTGCCGATTATTTAGGATATGCACAGTCCACTGTGACTTCGCACGTTCAAGCAATCGAACAAGAATTAAGAAAGCCGCTGTTCTACCGGCTCGGGAAAAAAATGATGCTGACAGAAGCGGGAAAGCACCTTCTCCCTTATGCCGCAGAAATGGTCGAGCTGTATGAAAAAGCGAGGCACATTCCGGAAAACGACCAGGAGCCGTCGGGAAACTTGATCATCGGCGCCTCGGAATCTTTAACGGTATACAGGCTGCCCGCCATTCTTCACGAATTTACAAGCAAATATCCGCAGGTCACGGTCACTTTAAAGTCTTCCACGTGCTGGCAGCTGAGAGACGAATTGAAACAGGGAAAAATCGATGTCGCTTTTCTTTTGGACAACGACCGGAAAGAAAACGACCTTCATGTTGAAAAGCTGGTCAATGAGCCGATGGTGTTCATCTTTCCCAAAGAACACCCGGCAGGACAAAAAGCTCTTGATGATTTGACTTTTAACGCAAATGAAACGTTTTTATATACCGAGCACGGCTGCAGCTACCGTGATTTTTTTGAGGAATATTTACGTCAAAGGGGAGTCATTGCCGACCATACGATGGAGTTTTGGAGTGTCGAAGCGATTAAACAATGCGTAATGTGCGGTTTGGGCGTCTCCCTTCTTCCTTTGATCACAACGCGCACTGATATCGAAGAAGGAAAGCTTCAGGGCACGCTGGTCCGCGACGCCCTGTTTTCCACTCAAATGGTTTATCATAAAAACAAATGGCTTTCTCCTGCTATGGCGGCTTTTACGGATATCGTCCGCAGGAAGGCAAGAGAATGGGAACAGACATAACATCCCTATATGCCTTCGGTATTCATCAGCACGATCCGCCAGCCGTCCGGATCTTCCACCGTTGCCCCTTTTTCCTTCCAATACGGATTTTCAGGCGGCACTTCGTCATAGCCCATGTCAGCGAGCCTATTTAATATGCTCCTGATTTCCTCCGGATCAGGAATATAAAAAACGAGCAGATTGTCTTTAGTCGGTGCCGGACAAGGGCTTCCTTCGATATGTGAGGTGAATTCAAGGTGGTATTGGACATTCGGCAGGCCGAACATGACGCCATTATACCCGTGGTGGCCGGAAAAACCGCCAAGCTTTTTCAGCCCCAGCCCCTTTTCGTAAAATGCAACGATTTCGTCAAAACGGTCTGTAGGCCGGGCGATTCTGACCTGTACGGCGGAAAAATCGGAAAAATGCATCATGATCATCTCCTTTTTTCCCATTTTAAGCGGTCATGGATCATTTGAAACGAAGCGATCGTCTGAAATATTATCATCCTTTCGGCGGAATGACAGAAAAAGCCCCTTCGGATTGAAGGGGCTTTCGCCATTAATTTGCAACAATATTTACAAGCTTTCCAGGCACAGCGATCACTTTTCTGATCGTTTTTCCTTCTAGCTGTTCTTTTACTTTTTCATTGTTTTTCGCCAGCTCTTCAAGCTGTTCTTTGTCCGCGTCGGCTGGAACGTTCAGCTTCGCTTTCACCTTTCCGTTCAGCTGAACGACGATTTCAATTTCATCATCCACGAGCTTCGCTTCATCATAGACAGGCCATGCTTCATACGCGATCGTTTCCTCATGACCGAGGCGGTTCCAGAGCTCTTCAGCCAAATGAGGCGCGACAGGAGAAAGCAATTTCACGAAGCCTTCCATGTATTCTTTCGGAAGCTGATCAGCTTTATATGCTTCATTGATGAAGACCATCAGCTGTGAAATGCCTGTATTAAAGCGCAGACCTTCGAAATGGTCCGTTACTTTCATGACCGTTTCATGGTAGACGCGCTCAAGCGTTTCGCCGGCTCCTTCAACGATCTTCTCGTTTAACCCGCCATTGTCATCGATAAACAAACGCCATACGCGGTCAAGGAAGCGGCGGGCTCCGTCAAGCCCTGTCGTTGACCAGGCGATCGATGCATCCAAAGGTCCCATGAACATTTCGTACAGCCGGAGCGTGTCCGCGCCATGCGTCTCCACAATTTCGTCCGGATTGACGACATTGCCTTTGGATTTGCTCATTTTTTCATTGTTTTCGCCAAGAATCATCCCTTGGTTATAAAGCTGTTTGAACGGCTCTTTCGTCGGAACGACCCCGATGTCATAAAGGAATTTATGCCAGAAGCGCGCATACAATAAGTGAAGAACGGCGTGCTCCGCCCCTCCGATATACATATCGACAGGAAGCCATTCCTTTAATTTTTCAGGGGAAGCCAGCTCGTTCGGGTTCTTCGGATCAATGTAGCGCAGGAAGTACCAGCAGCTTCCCGCCCATTGCGGCATCGTATTCGTTTCGCGTCTTCCCTTTTTGCCTGTTTCAGGATCTGTCACTTCCACCCATTCTTTAATATTCGCAAGAGGGGACTCACCCGTTCCGCTCGGTTTGATTTCCGACGTTTTCGGCAAGATCAGCGGCAGCTCTTCTTCAGGAACCGGAGTCGATGTGCCGTCTTCCCAATGGATGATCGGGATCGGCTCGCCCCAGTAGCGCTGACGGCTGAACAGCCAGTCGCGGAGGCGGTATGTTACTTTTTTCTCGCCCTTCCCGTTTTCCTCAAGCCACTGGATCATTTTTTCGATCGCAGCCGCTTTATCAAGACCGTTCAGAAAATCTGAATGGATATGTTCGCCGTCGCCTGTATATGCTTCTTTCTCAACATCCCCGCCTTTGACGACTTCTTTGATCGGCAGCCCGAATGCTGATGCAAATTCATGGTCCCGCTCATCATGGGCAGGAACGGCCATGACCGCCCCGGTCCCGTATGTAGCCAAGACATAGTCCGCAATCCAGACCGGAATTTTTTCTCCGTTTGCCGGATTAACCGCATATGCACCTGTGAAGACGCCTGTCTTTGTTTTGGCAAGGTCTGTCCGCTCCAAGTCGCTCTTTGATTGAACTTCTTCAATATAGGCGTTGACTGCGTCTTTCTGTTCAGGCGTTGTGATTTTTTGAACCAAATCATGCTCCGGAGCCAGCACGGCATATGTCGCACCGAATAATGTGTCAGGCCGCGTGGTGAAAACCGTAAACGTTTCATTGGTGCCGTCGACCGCAAAATGAACATGCGCCCCTTCAGAACGGCCGATCCAGTTGCGCTGCATTTCTTTAATGCTTTCCGGCCAGTCGAGTTCTTCCAGGTCTTCAAGCAGGCGGTCGGCATAAGCGGTAATTTTCAGCATCCACTGCTTCATTGGACGGCGTTCTACAGGATGTCCGCCGCGTTCGCTTTTGCCGTCGATGACTTCTTCATTGGCAAGAACGGTTCCAAGCGCAGGACACCAGTTTACAGGGACCTCATCTACATAAGCGAGACCTTTTTCGTAAAGCTTTAAGAAAATCCACTGCGTCCATTTATAGTAGTCCGGATCTGTTGTGTTGACTTCTCTGTCCCAATCATACGAAAAGCCGAGCGCTCTGATCTGGCGGCGGAAGTTGTCAATGTTCTGCTCGGTGAAGACGGCAGGATCGTTTCCCGTATCTAGCGCATATTGCTCGGCAGGAAGCCCGAATGCATCCCAGCCCATCGGATGGAGGACATTGTACCCTTGCATCCGTTTCATGCGGGACAAAATGTCAGTTGCTGTATAGCCTTCAGGGTGTCCGACGTGAAGGCCTGCGCCCGACGGATACGGAAACATGTCCAATGCATAAAATTTAGGTTTGGATTTATCTTCACGAGTGGCAAACGTTTTATTTTTCAGCCAATAGTCCTGCCACTTTTTCTCGATTGTTTGATGGTCAAAGCTCAATTGTAAAAACCTCCTTTGAATATGTGTACGGCTTCTTTGTCTTCAAGTATGGACGGGACTGGCAGCGTTATATTCAGATTATTCTAAAATCAAAAAAACTCTCCCATCCCTAAGAAGGGACGAGAGATTTCCCGCGGTACCACCCTTGTTAGTGTGCACGCGGCACACTCACTTGATATCTGTAACGCAGATACGCGGCAGCAGCTTATCACTGCTGCAACTCTGAGGCGAGTTCGGAAGCTCATTTGATTGACTTTCACCAGCCGTCAACTCTCTGAAACAAAATGGGCTTCTTACTGCTCCTCTTCACTGTTCTTGCCGTAACCGTAATCTTATCTGTATTTTATAGAATTCTGTTCATAAGTGCAAGCAGGTTTGTATACAATGGGAATGTGCTGAAAAAAGGGTAAGAGTGAGGATCTTAATCGTGTGGAGATTTGTTTTGCCGTTCGGAGTTCTGTACATTTGCCTGCTGTTCTCTGACAAAGTCAAAGCTTCTCAATACAGCTTCACCGCCGTAGCCGGCAATGATCGATAACACGACAAGCTGAATTCCCGAATCAGGTTCCGCAGATAAAACAAGCAAAATAGAAGCAACCATTCCGACAAGAATATCTTCAAAAAATCCAAGGTAAATGAATCGTTTCGTTGTTCTCGGTTTCTCGAGTCGTCCTCTTTTTTTAACGTGCCCGAGAACCCCCATAATCCCTCCAATCAAACAAGCAACCAAAACTTGATGCAGCATCTTCATCACCTTCCTAAAGCCCTTAGTTTAGTCAAGCGACTTCAGGCCATCGAGCAGCCCCCCTAGACCCCTTGCGATGATATTCGATACTACCATACAGAAAATGTGTTCTGTCTGAGAAGAAAAAAAGCTTGTTTCTTCCATTATATGTGAAGATTTGGTTGATAATCTTGATTCCTTCGATTCATTTTCGAATAATTACAATTACCTATTTTTTCTATATTACTCATGCATCTGACTGAGCGGAGAGCTGCTTTTCCTTCCTGTTGTATAAAAACGCCGTTCCTATTGCAATCAGCAGCAATGCGAGCAGAACCGCGAGCAAAAGCTGCATACTAAAATAATCAACCAGCATTCCGCCAAAA
Coding sequences within it:
- a CDS encoding LysR family transcriptional regulator encodes the protein MEIRHLKTFKTIVDIGGFTRAADYLGYAQSTVTSHVQAIEQELRKPLFYRLGKKMMLTEAGKHLLPYAAEMVELYEKARHIPENDQEPSGNLIIGASESLTVYRLPAILHEFTSKYPQVTVTLKSSTCWQLRDELKQGKIDVAFLLDNDRKENDLHVEKLVNEPMVFIFPKEHPAGQKALDDLTFNANETFLYTEHGCSYRDFFEEYLRQRGVIADHTMEFWSVEAIKQCVMCGLGVSLLPLITTRTDIEEGKLQGTLVRDALFSTQMVYHKNKWLSPAMAAFTDIVRRKAREWEQT
- a CDS encoding VOC family protein, which gives rise to MMHFSDFSAVQVRIARPTDRFDEIVAFYEKGLGLKKLGGFSGHHGYNGVMFGLPNVQYHLEFTSHIEGSPCPAPTKDNLLVFYIPDPEEIRSILNRLADMGYDEVPPENPYWKEKGATVEDPDGWRIVLMNTEGI
- the leuS gene encoding leucine--tRNA ligase → MSFDHQTIEKKWQDYWLKNKTFATREDKSKPKFYALDMFPYPSGAGLHVGHPEGYTATDILSRMKRMQGYNVLHPMGWDAFGLPAEQYALDTGNDPAVFTEQNIDNFRRQIRALGFSYDWDREVNTTDPDYYKWTQWIFLKLYEKGLAYVDEVPVNWCPALGTVLANEEVIDGKSERGGHPVERRPMKQWMLKITAYADRLLEDLEELDWPESIKEMQRNWIGRSEGAHVHFAVDGTNETFTVFTTRPDTLFGATYAVLAPEHDLVQKITTPEQKDAVNAYIEEVQSKSDLERTDLAKTKTGVFTGAYAVNPANGEKIPVWIADYVLATYGTGAVMAVPAHDERDHEFASAFGLPIKEVVKGGDVEKEAYTGDGEHIHSDFLNGLDKAAAIEKMIQWLEENGKGEKKVTYRLRDWLFSRQRYWGEPIPIIHWEDGTSTPVPEEELPLILPKTSEIKPSGTGESPLANIKEWVEVTDPETGKKGRRETNTMPQWAGSCWYFLRYIDPKNPNELASPEKLKEWLPVDMYIGGAEHAVLHLLYARFWHKFLYDIGVVPTKEPFKQLYNQGMILGENNEKMSKSKGNVVNPDEIVETHGADTLRLYEMFMGPLDASIAWSTTGLDGARRFLDRVWRLFIDDNGGLNEKIVEGAGETLERVYHETVMKVTDHFEGLRFNTGISQLMVFINEAYKADQLPKEYMEGFVKLLSPVAPHLAEELWNRLGHEETIAYEAWPVYDEAKLVDDEIEIVVQLNGKVKAKLNVPADADKEQLEELAKNNEKVKEQLEGKTIRKVIAVPGKLVNIVAN
- a CDS encoding DUF4257 domain-containing protein: MKMLHQVLVACLIGGIMGVLGHVKKRGRLEKPRTTKRFIYLGFFEDILVGMVASILLVLSAEPDSGIQLVVLSIIAGYGGEAVLRSFDFVREQQANVQNSERQNKSPHD